AAGTGCTTCAGAGCGTTTTTACAGAATTGGGTATCTCGGTCATCATTCGGGGTGATGAAATGATTATTACGGGCGGAAAAATCTTAGGAGGTCATGTTATTTCTCATGGCGATCACCGAATCGCAATGTCGGCGGCGATTGCTGGTTTGACGGCAGAATCGAAGGTAACGATTGAAACGGCGGAATGTGTAGCCAAATCATATCCGACTTTTTTTGAAGATTTAAAATCCATTGGAGGACAGGTCGATGAATAGTTTTGGGAGACTTTTCAGAATTCAGGTTTTCGGAGAATCACATGGCGCGGGGGTTGGTGTGATCATTGACGGTTGTCCGGCTGGTCTGCGAATTATGGAATCTGATTTGATGTTGGAAATCAACCGCCGGAAAAGTGATGGAATCGGTACGACAGCGCGTACTGAGTCCGATTTTCCGGAAATAATCAGCGGCATTCTGAATGAAAAAACAACCGGTAGTCCGATTGCCATTGTTTTTAAAAATCAAGATGTTCAGTCGGAGATTTATCAGACATTTCGCGAGGTTCCCCGACCCGGACATGCCGATTTTGTAGTAGATCGAAAATTTGGAGGATTTAATGATATTCGAGGTGGTGGACATTTTTCCGGACGACTGACTTTAGGATTGGTCGCAGCGGGCGCTATCGCGAAAAAACTCATTGAACCAACAACAATTAACGCGAAAATACTAGAAATAGGCGGCGAGACGGATTTTGAGGAAATTATTGAAAAAGTGAGAGCGGAAGGCGATTCTATCGGCGGATTGATCGAGTGCAGGGTTCAAGGCGTTCCCGTCGGATTGGGAGAGCCGTTTTTTGATTCGGTGGAATCGCTCATCTCGCACATCGTTTTTTCGATTCCCGGGATCAAAGCGATCGAATTCGGCTCTGGATTTCAAGCCGCTGTCATGCGCGGCTCGGCTCACAACGATTTATTCATCGATAAAAAAGGAACGACGTCGACCAATAATGCGGGCGGAATCAATGGAGGCATCACGAATGGAAATGAAATCATTTTTCGGGTGGCAGTCAAGCCGACATCGAGCATTTCTAAGTCCCAGCGCACGTTGAATTTTGCTGATGAAGAACCGACAGATTTATCGATTTTGGGGCGGCATGACGCCTGTATTGCACTCAGAGCGCCGGTCATCGTCGAAGCCGCCACTGCGATCGTTTTAGCCGACCTCTTTTTATTGGAACAGAAATTTGGAAGACGGATGGAGTAGAGATGGATTTAAAGGAAATCAGGAAACAGATCGATATTCTCGACGGGAAAA
This region of Candidatus Marinimicrobia bacterium CG08_land_8_20_14_0_20_45_22 genomic DNA includes:
- a CDS encoding chorismate synthase, with amino-acid sequence MNSFGRLFRIQVFGESHGAGVGVIIDGCPAGLRIMESDLMLEINRRKSDGIGTTARTESDFPEIISGILNEKTTGSPIAIVFKNQDVQSEIYQTFREVPRPGHADFVVDRKFGGFNDIRGGGHFSGRLTLGLVAAGAIAKKLIEPTTINAKILEIGGETDFEEIIEKVRAEGDSIGGLIECRVQGVPVGLGEPFFDSVESLISHIVFSIPGIKAIEFGSGFQAAVMRGSAHNDLFIDKKGTTSTNNAGGINGGITNGNEIIFRVAVKPTSSISKSQRTLNFADEEPTDLSILGRHDACIALRAPVIVEAATAIVLADLFLLEQKFGRRME